TAGGCCATCCCAACCGCCGGCGCATTCGCACCCGCACCTATTTATCGAGCAAAGCCCACCGCCAGCCGGCCGCCTTTATCGAAATCAAACACAAGCTCCTCGATGATACGGTCAAACGCCGCATTCCGGTGCCCGCCGCGTTTCTCGACGAGCGCGACCCAGCCGCGCCGCTCGTCCTCCCGCCGATCGACGAGGACGACTCCCAGCCCCGCTCCCAGTGGCGGGCGCGCGCCGAGTTGGAGGAGTTGCTCGCCAAAGGTTTCAACCATCCCGTCGTGCGCATCTGGTTTCACCGCCACGCCTACGACGCCGGTCGCACCGGGCGACTGCGCGTGACCTTCGACAGCCAGCTGCGTTGGCAACCGCTCGCCGAACTCGCCGGCGATCTGCCCCCCACGCCGCGCCCGCTCTTCGGCCCTGGTGAAACCATCATGGAGGTAAAAACCGCCGGCGCCGTGCCCTACTGGTTTCGTTCCCTCGTCGCGCAACACCGTCTCGTGCCGCGCGGCACCAGCAAATACGCCCGCGCGCTTCAACACCTGAACCCTTCCACCCAACTGGTCGGCTGAAGCCGCCCTTGCGTCCGCGAATCGCCGCGTTGTTCATCGCCCCCTTTCATGGAGACATCCAATGACATCCCCCACCCTGACTCGCTGTTGCAGTTTATGGAGAGGTTCCTCGACCTCTCCCTGCCCTCCGCTGGCGAGGTGGTATTGGCGATGTTGCTGAGTCTGGCGCTCAACCTCGTCATCGCCCGCGTCTATCGCTCCACCTACCGCGGCACCCGCTACTCGCAGGACTTCGTGCAGGCGCTCGTCATCATCGGAATGGTGACGACCATCCTCATCATGGTGGTAAGCGGCAATGGCGCCATCGCCTTCGGCATGTTCGCCGCCTTCTCCGTCATCCGCTTCCGTCGCGAACTGCCCCAGGCCCGCGACGTGGGTTTTGTCTTTTTCGCCATGTCCATCGGCATGGTCGTGGGCGCGCGTTTTTACGGGACGGCCCTGCTGATCACTTTGATCGTGAGTGCCGCCATCTGGATCCTGACGCGCATCGACGCCTTCGCGCCGGAGCGCGCCTCCCACCTCCTCTCCGTGCGCGTCGACAGCGACAACGACTTCGCCGCCGAAATCAACCCGGTGCTCGACCGCTTCACCGTCAAACACCAGCTGCTGCGCGTCGCCAGTGTGCAGGCCGGCATGCTCACCGAGCTGCGCTACGGCATCCAACTCCGCGAAGAGAACCAACTCGCGAGCTTCGTCGAAGCCCTGCAACAGAGCTGCGGCAACAACCGCGTGGTCATCGTGCCCACCGGTCAGGCCTTCGATACATGAGCCTCCGTCGCGCGATCCTTTTCTCCAGCATCGGCCTCGCCCTGCTGGGCACCTGCACCTCGGCCGACGCCAAAGAGAAAGCTCCCAAAACCTATTGGGAAGACCTTACCGACGGCACCATTGATCTCTACGAGAGCGATACCAACCGCGTGCTCCAACGCCTGCGTCTCGCCGGCCGCGCCCACTACCAGGCCGCCCGCGTTGAGGGCAACGACGCCAGCGAGCGCGAGTTCACGCACGAGTTCGACGAATACCGCCGCTTTCGCGTCGAAGCCCAACTCGACCTCCTCCACTTCGCCTCCGCCGAGATCGGCGCCGACCTCGTCGATGATAACCGTTTCCGCGGCCGCGCCGATCACACCGGCTTCGGCTATCAAAAACTCTCCAATGCCTGGATCAGCGTCGATCTGGAGAGCGCCTTGGAATGGAACTGGGTGGATGACTTCGACGTCAAAATCGGCCGCCAAAAAGTCGGTATCGGCTACGAGCGCGACCAGTCCTCCACCGACATCCTCACGGTCGAACGCAGCGCCCTCGCCGACTACCTCGGCGGCGAAAACGAACGCCCCACCGGCGTGTTGGTGAGCGCGGAGAAAGGCGACTTCGAACTGGATCTCGGTTACTTCAGCACCACGCCTTCCGACGGCCTCGCCTCCTTTGAGGGCGACGGTTTCCTCTACAGCCGCCTCACTTGGAAACCCACCAAACGCTGGACGGTCGCGACCGACTGGGTGCAGGCCGACAACAACGGCAACGGCGGCGACGATGCCGTGCTCGGTTACGCCTCCGCCGGCACCTTGTCCGTCGCCTACGAACGCGACCGCTTCGGCGCCGCGCTCTACGGTGCGCTCGGCGACAACGGCGGACCGCGCCACGGCAATCGCCGCGCCCGCCGCCAAGGCGATTTCTCCGGCTACGTCGTCATGCCCTGGCTGTGGCTCAAACAGGACCTGCTCCAACTCGTCGCCCGCGGCCAATGGCAACGCAGCACCGAATCCGAAGGCATCCGCCTCGGCTCCCGCTACCTGCGCGCCGTCGACGACATTCCCGGCTTCAACATCGAAAACGGCTACGGCGATCGCCACGAATCCTACTACGTGGGCCTCAATCTCCACCCGTGGAAGGGCCGCACCAAGATCATGGGCGGCATCCAGACCGACCGCCTGCGCACCGTGCGTTCCACCGTCGATGCGACCACGCAATGGGTCGCTGTGCGCACCGCCTTTTGAAAAACGCTTGCGGCTATTGAGGCTCGCCCCCGGCCACTCCGGGTTTTGACATGCGCGTGGCCACATTCTTCACTGGCCTTTCGCAACTATGGACCAGCTTCACGCCTATTGGCGCATGGAATACATCGAGGCGCCGCGTTTTCCAAAAACCGAGCGGCCCTTCAGCGAACTCCCGGCGCTCGGCGATGACCGCGCGGCGCTCATCGTGCATCGCAGCACCTTGTCCTACCTGATGCTCAATCGCTTCCCCTACAACCCGGGGCACCTGCTCGCCATCCCCTTCCGCGAAGTGACCGACATCGAGGACCTCACGCCCGAGGAATCCGCCGACCTCATGGCTATCATGACGTTTGCCAAAAAAGTCATCCGCACTGCCCTCAAGCCCAACGGCTTCAACGTGGGCTTCAATCTCGGTTCCGCCGCCGGCGGCTCCATCCCCCACCTGCACGGCCACATCGTGCCGCGCTGGGATGGCGACACCAACTTCATGCCCGTCATCGGCCAAACCCGCACCCTGCCTCAGGCCCTCGAGTCGACCTGGGAAAAACTCGCCGCCACCGCCGCCGAATTGACTCGCTGACCGCCCGCACCGCTCGCCCGGCGCCGCCCGCGACCTTGTTCGCCGCCGCGCCCTGTCCGTTGTCCGGTGCTCCGCCCATGGCCTCCAAGACGCTTTACTTTCCCAATCCTCGGCACCTCAACCAGCTCTACGCCGGTCGGGCCGAGAACCTCAGCTACGCCGAACAGGCCCTCGAGACCAAGCTCACCACCCGTGAGGAATGGCTCAAGGTCGAGGGCTCCGACGCCGCCATCGGCCGCGTGGAGAAGCTCTTCGAGTTCCTCAACCAAGCCCGCGCGCAAGGCGTCGCCGTGCACACGCCCGACTTCCACCGCTTCGTCGACCTCATGGCGCAGGGCGAGGACGAGCAACTGGCGGAGCTCTTCGCCGCCCCGCTCGTCATCACCACGCAGCGCAAATCGATCGTGCCCAAAACCCTGGGCCAAAAGCTCTACCTGCAGTCCCTCCAACACTGCCCGGTCGTCTTTGGCGTCGGCCCCGCCGGCACCGGCAAAACCTACCTCGCCGTCGCCCACGCCGTCTCCGCCCTGCTGCGCAACGAGGTTGAGAAGATCATCCTCACCCGCCCCGCCGTCGAAGCCGGCGAAGCCCTCGGTTTCCTGCCCGGCGATCTGCGCGAAAAGATCCTGCCCTACCTGCGCCCGCTCTACGACGCCATGGCCGACATGCTCTCCGGCGACGACGTCACCAAACTCACCGAGCGCGGCATCATCGAGATCGCCCCCCTCGCCTACATGCGCGGCCGCACCCTCTCGCGCGCCTACGTCATCCTCGACGAGGCCCAGAACACCACCTCCGAACAGATGATGATGTTCCTCACCCGTCTCGGCGAAGGCTCCCGCATGATCATCACCGGCGACACCACCCAGGTTGACCTGCCGCGCTCCAAAGGCTCCGGCTTGCTCGAAGTGGAACGTATTCTGCAAGGCATCGAGGGCATTGCCTTCCACCAATTTTCCGGCGCCGACGTCGTCCGCCATCCCATCGTGCAGCGCATCATCGCCGCCTACGATCGCTACAAAAACCCAATGAACGCCGAGACCGGTTCCCGCGTCTGACCCCTGAGCTCGCACTTCACGGCGTTTCACTGGCCCTTCCACCTCGACTCCTTTTTCGTCCCTTCCTCTTCCCTTGGCTCTGCTCCCCAAACTGAAGCTCCTGCGCGGCGGCAACACGCCTCGTCGCGTGCGCAAACGCGAAGCACCTCCCGGCCTGATCCAGTTTCTGGAACAAAGCCGCGTCATCGCCGCGCTCATCTTCATCGCCACCGTCGCCGCCATTGTGCTCATCAGCTTCGTGGGCGTGCGCACCAGCGATGTGCCGGTCCTGCCCAACCAGACCGCTCCGGTCCGCATTGTCGCCAATGCGCCGTTCAGCTACGAAAGCGACGAACTCACCCGCGTTCAGCGTGAGCAGATCCGTGACCGCATCCCGCCGGTTTATCGCCTCGAGTTTGAGCCGCTCACTCAGTTCGAAACCAACATCCAAGACCTCCTCGAAGCCTTTGAACGTTTCGAACAGGCCTTCCCCGCCGACGCCGCCTCTTCCCCCGCCGCCCACGAGCAACTCGAAACCATCACCCAGGACTTCAACCGCGCCGGTCCCTACCGCACCACGATCGACGATCTCCGCGCGCTGCTCTTCCTCGGCAATGCCACCCAACGTTTCACCGTCGTCGAAAACGCCCTGCTCGTCCTCCGCGAAATCTACGCCCAAGGCGTCCACGACGAGACCGCTCTCGGGGCCGAAACCGCCGCCGGCGGCATCACTGTTTTCCAGATCAACAAAGCCGATCAGGTCTCCAATCAGGCCGTCGAGTCCATGGAGGACGCCCTCACCCTCCTGCGCATCAACCTCGCCGCCGAAGGCATCGGTCGCCCCACCACCCTCGCCCTCTTCCGCATCTTCCGCAACGGCGTGACGCCCAACTTGGTCTACGACCAGGAGGCCACCCGCGCGCTGCAACAACAGGCCATCGCCGACCTCAAACCCGTCGTCGTCGAAGTCACCGGCGGCCAGACCATCATCGAGCCCGGCACTCGCGTCACCCCCGAGCAATACGAGATGCTCGTCGCCCATCGCCGCGAGGTCCTGCAATCCGGCACCGCCGCCATGGACGAAGGCCTGCAGCTCTTCGGCCGCGTGCTGCTCGTGCTCGCCATGGTGCTCGCCTGCTCGATCTACATTCGCCTCGAAGACATCGAGACCCTGCGCTCCAACAGCCGTCTCGGTCTGCTCGCCCTCGTCGTGATGCTCAACCTCACCGCCGTGCGCGTGAGCTACGAACTCGGCGCCCTGCCCTTCTTTGTCGAACACACCAGCGCCGCCGCCCTCCTGCCCTACATCGCGCCCACCGCCCTCGCGCCCGTCATCGTGGCGCTGCTCATCGACGCCGGCTCCGCCGTCTTCATGGCGCTGCTCATCTCCATTTTCACCGGCGTCATCTACGGCAACCGTCTCGACCTGCTCGTGCTCACTTTCCTCGCGTCCATGGTCGCGATCTCCTCCGCCCGCCTGACCCGCAAACGTGGCGCCATCGTGCGCGCCACCACGCTCGGCGGTGTGGTCGTGGCGACCTTTGCGATGTTGATCGGTGTCGTGGACCGCCTCCCGCCCCTCAGCGTCCTGCAGCAAATGGGCGCCGGCCTCGGCACCGGCATCCTCACCGGCGTGGTCGTTGTCGGTATCCTTCCGCTGCTCGAGTCACTCTTTAAGCGCACCACCGACATCACCCTGCTCGAGCTCACCGACTACAATCACCCCCTGCTGCGCCGCATGCAGATGGAGGCCCCCGGCACCTACCACCATTCGCTCGTGGTCGCCCAATTGGCCGAAAACGCCGCCGATGCCATCGGGGCCAACGCCCTCCGCGCCCGCGTCTGCGCCCTCTTCCACGACATCGGTAAGATGGTGAAGCCGGAGTATTACACCGAAAACCAACGCGAGGGCATCAACCCCCACGACTCCAACAACCCCTCCCTTTCCGCTCTCATCATCAAGAGCCACGTGAAAGAGGGCGTCGACCTTGCCCTGCAGCACCGCCTGCCCCGCACGGTCATCAATGTCATTCGCCAACACCACGGCACTTCCCTCATCCGCTACTTCTTCTACCGCGCGATGGGCGCCATCAAACCGCCCGGCCAGTCGCAGGCGCCGTTCCCCAAAGCCGAGGACAGCAACCCGCCGCTGCGCGACCCCGGCACCCCCGCCCTGCCCGGACTCGAACCGGTGCCCGTCAGCGAAACCACTTACCGCTACGACGGACCGCGGCCCCAGTTTAAGGAATCTGCCATCATCCTGCTCGCCGACTCCTGCGAAGCCGCTTCGCGCTCCCTCGCCAAGGTCACGCCCCAAGGTCTCGGCGAACTCATCGACAAAATCGTCCACGACCACATCGCCGACGGCCAGCTCGACGAATCCCCCCTTACCTTTTCGGAGATCACCCGTATCAAGAGCAGCTTCAACTTCACCCTGCTCAACATGCTCCACTCCCGCGTCGCCTACCCCACCGGCGAAAAACCCAAACCCGCCGAAAACGCCGGAAGCTGATCATGTAAGAAGTCAGATGTAGGATGTCAGAAGCAAGTCCGGCGCCCCCCTTTCAGGCTGACGGCACATCTCACATCGCACATCTGACATCAGATATCCTACATCTGACATCCCACATCAGACATGCCTCGCTCCGTCTCCCTCCACAACGCCCACCCGCGGCTCAAACTCGATCGCAAGGCCGTCCTCCGCGTCATCGCGCTGCTCGACGCCGCCGCCGATCGTTTTGACGGAGGACCGCCCGACGGTGAACTCTCCCTCGCCTTCCTGACCGACCCTGCCCTCGCCGACCTCCACGGTCAATTCCTCGACGACCCCACCACGACCGACGTCATCACCTTCGAGGGTGAACCCCAGTTTGGCACCGCCGGTGAAGTCTGCGTCTCGGCCGACACCGCCGCGGCCTTCGCGAAGAAACACGACAAGGACTTCAGCGAGGAACTCACCCTCTACGTCGTCCACGGCTGGCTCCATCTCGCCGGCTACGACGACCTCGAACCGGCCAAAAAACGCCGCATGCGCGCCGCCGAAGCCCGCGCCATGAAACTCCTCTCCGAAGCGTCGGCCGTGCCGACATTTAGTTGGAAAAAGTAAGGCATGAGGCCCACGGTGGACTGAACTGGCCCAGTTCAAAATCCCCCGCTTCGTGAAACGCATACCCGCTCCCCTGTGGCCAGCTTTGGCGTATTGCCTGGGTTTCCTCGCTGCGCCCACTTTTGCCCAATCGGATGAGAATCCCACCGAGCCAGTGCTTCCACCCGGCGTGGTTGAACACGCCAGCTACACCCTCAAATTGGGAGCCTTCCCGGCGAACTCGAACATCCGGCGTCCCGCAACCTTCCTCGCACCCGGCACCGCGGTAACCCTTCGCCTATCTTCCGAATTCGGCGAGGTCACTAACATCCGTTGGTATCGCAACAACACCTTGCTCACGAATACCAGCGAACTGGTCATCCCCGCGTTCGATTCCCCCGACAGCGGCTACTACCGCGCAACATTCTCCGGCCACGCGGAATACAGCAGCACCAACACGGTCCTGCTCCTGGCCGGCATCGCCGACCGACATCGCCTCATCAACCAATCCACCCGTGTGACGATCTCCCCATCGTCACCTCGGGCGACCTTCGGTTTCGTCATAAATCCACCGCTGGCCGGTTCCTACGGCGATCTACGAATTCTTATTCGCGTCATTGGTCCCGCATTGGCAGGATTTGGAGTCGCTTCGCCACTCTCCGACCCGGTCTACCGCCTCTACAGCAGTGCCGGCGATGACGTGACGCCGGGCATGGTATTTCTCGACTACGTCGGCGCTCACCAAGACTACCGCGATCGCGTCAACACCACCTCGACCGCCGTCGGTGCTTTCCCGGTGGATTCCGATATTCAGTCAACCGTCCCTCCACGCAACCTCGCCGATGTCGTCCAACTCTCCGCTGGAGCTTACACCCTGACCGTCTCCTCTGCCTCGGGTGCCACCGGCGAAGTCCTGGTCGAAATCTACGACACCTGGACCGATCCGGCCGAAAACCCCACCG
This portion of the Actomonas aquatica genome encodes:
- the ybeY gene encoding rRNA maturation RNase YbeY: MPRSVSLHNAHPRLKLDRKAVLRVIALLDAAADRFDGGPPDGELSLAFLTDPALADLHGQFLDDPTTTDVITFEGEPQFGTAGEVCVSADTAAAFAKKHDKDFSEELTLYVVHGWLHLAGYDDLEPAKKRRMRAAEARAMKLLSEASAVPTFSWKK
- a CDS encoding HIT family protein, giving the protein MDQLHAYWRMEYIEAPRFPKTERPFSELPALGDDRAALIVHRSTLSYLMLNRFPYNPGHLLAIPFREVTDIEDLTPEESADLMAIMTFAKKVIRTALKPNGFNVGFNLGSAAGGSIPHLHGHIVPRWDGDTNFMPVIGQTRTLPQALESTWEKLAATAAELTR
- a CDS encoding PhoH family protein, which gives rise to MASKTLYFPNPRHLNQLYAGRAENLSYAEQALETKLTTREEWLKVEGSDAAIGRVEKLFEFLNQARAQGVAVHTPDFHRFVDLMAQGEDEQLAELFAAPLVITTQRKSIVPKTLGQKLYLQSLQHCPVVFGVGPAGTGKTYLAVAHAVSALLRNEVEKIILTRPAVEAGEALGFLPGDLREKILPYLRPLYDAMADMLSGDDVTKLTERGIIEIAPLAYMRGRTLSRAYVILDEAQNTTSEQMMMFLTRLGEGSRMIITGDTTQVDLPRSKGSGLLEVERILQGIEGIAFHQFSGADVVRHPIVQRIIAAYDRYKNPMNAETGSRV
- a CDS encoding porin, encoding MSLRRAILFSSIGLALLGTCTSADAKEKAPKTYWEDLTDGTIDLYESDTNRVLQRLRLAGRAHYQAARVEGNDASEREFTHEFDEYRRFRVEAQLDLLHFASAEIGADLVDDNRFRGRADHTGFGYQKLSNAWISVDLESALEWNWVDDFDVKIGRQKVGIGYERDQSSTDILTVERSALADYLGGENERPTGVLVSAEKGDFELDLGYFSTTPSDGLASFEGDGFLYSRLTWKPTKRWTVATDWVQADNNGNGGDDAVLGYASAGTLSVAYERDRFGAALYGALGDNGGPRHGNRRARRQGDFSGYVVMPWLWLKQDLLQLVARGQWQRSTESEGIRLGSRYLRAVDDIPGFNIENGYGDRHESYYVGLNLHPWKGRTKIMGGIQTDRLRTVRSTVDATTQWVAVRTAF
- a CDS encoding HD family phosphohydrolase, producing MALLPKLKLLRGGNTPRRVRKREAPPGLIQFLEQSRVIAALIFIATVAAIVLISFVGVRTSDVPVLPNQTAPVRIVANAPFSYESDELTRVQREQIRDRIPPVYRLEFEPLTQFETNIQDLLEAFERFEQAFPADAASSPAAHEQLETITQDFNRAGPYRTTIDDLRALLFLGNATQRFTVVENALLVLREIYAQGVHDETALGAETAAGGITVFQINKADQVSNQAVESMEDALTLLRINLAAEGIGRPTTLALFRIFRNGVTPNLVYDQEATRALQQQAIADLKPVVVEVTGGQTIIEPGTRVTPEQYEMLVAHRREVLQSGTAAMDEGLQLFGRVLLVLAMVLACSIYIRLEDIETLRSNSRLGLLALVVMLNLTAVRVSYELGALPFFVEHTSAAALLPYIAPTALAPVIVALLIDAGSAVFMALLISIFTGVIYGNRLDLLVLTFLASMVAISSARLTRKRGAIVRATTLGGVVVATFAMLIGVVDRLPPLSVLQQMGAGLGTGILTGVVVVGILPLLESLFKRTTDITLLELTDYNHPLLRRMQMEAPGTYHHSLVVAQLAENAADAIGANALRARVCALFHDIGKMVKPEYYTENQREGINPHDSNNPSLSALIIKSHVKEGVDLALQHRLPRTVINVIRQHHGTSLIRYFFYRAMGAIKPPGQSQAPFPKAEDSNPPLRDPGTPALPGLEPVPVSETTYRYDGPRPQFKESAIILLADSCEAASRSLAKVTPQGLGELIDKIVHDHIADGQLDESPLTFSEITRIKSSFNFTLLNMLHSRVAYPTGEKPKPAENAGS
- a CDS encoding polyphosphate polymerase domain-containing protein yields the protein MDASQSREEYKFLLPADLAESVRAQIAEHLPADQGSPGGYDIVSDYFDNAERLTYWQKLVGHPNRRRIRTRTYLSSKAHRQPAAFIEIKHKLLDDTVKRRIPVPAAFLDERDPAAPLVLPPIDEDDSQPRSQWRARAELEELLAKGFNHPVVRIWFHRHAYDAGRTGRLRVTFDSQLRWQPLAELAGDLPPTPRPLFGPGETIMEVKTAGAVPYWFRSLVAQHRLVPRGTSKYARALQHLNPSTQLVG
- a CDS encoding DUF4956 domain-containing protein; its protein translation is METSNDIPHPDSLLQFMERFLDLSLPSAGEVVLAMLLSLALNLVIARVYRSTYRGTRYSQDFVQALVIIGMVTTILIMVVSGNGAIAFGMFAAFSVIRFRRELPQARDVGFVFFAMSIGMVVGARFYGTALLITLIVSAAIWILTRIDAFAPERASHLLSVRVDSDNDFAAEINPVLDRFTVKHQLLRVASVQAGMLTELRYGIQLREENQLASFVEALQQSCGNNRVVIVPTGQAFDT
- a CDS encoding immunoglobulin domain-containing protein, which codes for MKRIPAPLWPALAYCLGFLAAPTFAQSDENPTEPVLPPGVVEHASYTLKLGAFPANSNIRRPATFLAPGTAVTLRLSSEFGEVTNIRWYRNNTLLTNTSELVIPAFDSPDSGYYRATFSGHAEYSSTNTVLLLAGIADRHRLINQSTRVTISPSSPRATFGFVINPPLAGSYGDLRILIRVIGPALAGFGVASPLSDPVYRLYSSAGDDVTPGMVFLDYVGAHQDYRDRVNTTSTAVGAFPVDSDIQSTVPPRNLADVVQLSAGAYTLTVSSASGATGEVLVEIYDTWTDPAENPTDQ